A stretch of Triticum aestivum cultivar Chinese Spring chromosome 1D, IWGSC CS RefSeq v2.1, whole genome shotgun sequence DNA encodes these proteins:
- the LOC123181103 gene encoding 40S ribosomal protein S17-3, whose translation MGRVRTKTVKKTSRQVIEKYYSRMTLDFHTNKKVLEEVSILQSKRLRNKVAGFTTHLMRRIQRGPVRGISLKLQEEERERRMDFVPEKSALEVDEIRVDKETMDMLAFLGMADLPGVERAPETTSAAAPYRQPFNGPRGGNRA comes from the coding sequence ATGGGTCGCGTCCGCACCAAGACCGTGAAGAAGACCTCCCGCCAGGTCATCGAGAAGTACTACTCTCGGATGACCCTCGACTTCCACACCAACAAGAAGGTGCTAGAGGAGGTCTCCATCCTCCAGTCGAAGCGCCTCCGCAACAAGGTGGCCGGCTTCACCACCCATCTGATGCGCCGCATCCAGCGCGGCCCCGTGCGCGGCATCTCCCTCAAGCTGCAGGAGGAGGAGCGTGAGCGCCGCATGGACTTCGTGCCGGAGAAGTCGGCGCTCGAGGTCGACGAGATCCGCGTCGACAAGGAGACCATGGACATGCTGGCGTTCCTCGGCATGGCTGACCTCCCCGGCGTCGAGCGCGCCCCCGAAACCACCTCTGCCGCCGCCCCCTACCGCCAGCCCTTCAACGGACCCC